From the Nostoc sp. PCC 7107 genome, the window CTGATTGGATGACGCGGAGTATCTGCTATTGTTCCACAAAATATTACACTGCTGAAATGCTTCGCTAAATCAAGAGTTACATACACCTAATTGACGTGAATTTACACCCTTTGTTCCATCAGAATTTTGTTTTATCAAAATAGGAGTCAGAATCCAGACTTTAATTCATGATTTTGGTTACTAACTCATGAATTATTTGTCTAAAAACCTATGTATTTACACTAGCCATAAAATGTAAAATAATAATCGTTGTCTCATTGCTAAATGCTTGAAAAAGCAGTTAAATCAAAGTACCTACTCATACATTTATCAGGGAGTATATGCAAGTCGCAAAAATAATTGATTCCTACGATTACGGTGCAGTAGATTATGAGCAGATTATGCTACGTTACTGGCATATTGATCGTCAACCACTGATTGATTCTTTACAACTTCAACCTGGACAAACTGTACTTGATGCTGCTGTAGGGACAGGACTTAATCTTCCCTCTTATCCTAAAGGAGTGAGTGTTGTAGGTGTAGATTTATCTGAGAAAATGATGGATGAAGCCCGTAAAAAACATATATCCGCAGATATCACTTTCAAAGTAGCTGATTTGCTAAATTTGGATTTTCCTGATAATACTTTTGATGCAGCAGCATCAGGATTTACTCTTTGTGTCGTTGCTGATCCTGTCCGTGCTTTGAGTGAAATTTTACGTGTTACTAAACATGGTGCATATATAGCTATTATCGATTACTCTAAATCACAAGATCCAGAAGTTCAGAAGTGGCAAGAGTTAATATTTGATGCAGCTTTAGAATTAGGCTTTCCCACTGGCAAAATTAAGTGGAATGCGTTGATGGATTACGATAAATTAATTTACAACAGTCAGTTGCCGATTGAGGTACTTCAGGACGAACGCATCGAAAGTCAAAACCCATTTTTATGCGGTTGTCAATTATTACTGCGAAACTCGAAAGGTTAAGCTAAGCTTTTTTCTGAAGGCACAGAGAAAGTCACTAAAGTAGATTGGGTGGAGCAACAGCGAAACCCAACAAAGTGTGCGCTGACATTGGGTTTTATGCCTCAAATCAACATTTGTATATAAAACATCTGAAGCTGCACCCCATAAATCATGTAGAGAAGTTGTATACAACTTCTCTACAACAACTGATAAATTGCATCTTAATCAAGAAACGCTATAAGCCGTAGATGTAACAAGTAGAACCTAGAAATAACTGTCCACAGTTTCTTTTTTCTCCCAATATAGGCAAAATAATTTGCCTGGTGGGAAAACTTGCTCATAATATTGTTAATTTTCGTAAAATTACTGACTTTAGGACTAGAATACTGATATCTACCTAGCTAAACTATCTAGAGTGCATCTGTACTGCTCGTTCAGCAAAACCTAGATGTGGCGCTATTGCCTCAATGATTCCAGTACAACTTATCCTCAAAAACTTCCTTAGTTACCGTGATGCTACTTTAGATTTTCGTGGTTTGCATACGGCTTGTATTTGTGGCTCTAATGGCGCAGGTAAATCGTCTCTACTCGAAGCGATTACATGGGCAATTTGGGGTGAAAGTCGTGCTTCAACTGAAGATGATGTCATCCATGCTGGGGCGAAAGAAGTCCGCGTTGATTTCACTTTTCACACTAACCAGCAAAAATATCGAGTAATTCGCACAAGAATTCGCGGTGCAACTAGTGTTTTAGAATTTCAAATTGAAACACCTTCTGGGTTTCGTCCTCTCACGGGTAAAGGAGTAAGGGCAACCCAGGATTTGATTTTAGAACATATCAAGCTGGATTACGATACTTTTATTAATTCTGCTTATTTGCGTCAAGGTCGTGCTGATGAATTCATGCTGAAGCGCCCGACAGAACGCAAGGAAATTTTATCAGAGTTGTTAAAACTAACCCAGTATGATGATTTGGAAGAACGAGCTAAAGAATCTTCTCGACAATTCAAAGCTAGAGCAGAAGAATTAGAACGTTCTTTGGAATCGATTAAAACACAACTGCAACAGCGGGAGTTGACAGAAACTCAAAGGGCAGAATTAGAAGCAGAACTGAATCAACTGCAACAAGTACAAGCTTTTGAGAATATTCAATTACAAAGTTTACAAGTTGTCCAGCACCAGCGGCAAAATTGGGAACAACAACTCAGCTTTGTCAGGCAACAATATCAGAATTTAACCCAAGATTGCGATCGCCTCCACCAAGAACAATCATCCGTTAAAACCCAGCTGGCAGATTTGACGGCTATCTTAAATCAGGAAGCGGAAATTAAAAACGGTTACGCCCATTACCAAAACCTGCAATCTCAAGAAGAAGCTTTTGCGGCTAAATTTGAGCAACACACCCGCGCCACTAGTTTGCGTCAACAAAAACAGCAGCAACTAACTGGGCAAATTCATGAGATTGAAAGACAACTGCAACAAGTACAAGCGCAACTTGAAGCCTTAGCCCAGCAAGAACAAGAAATTCAGCAAACTCTGAGTAAATCAGGCGAAGTCGAAGTGGCTTTAGGACAACTCAGCGCCGCCCGTCGTCGGGTTGCACAGTTGGATGAATTACAAATGCAAGTTTCGCCTTTATTACAACAGCGCCAAAGTTTGCAAAGTCACCTAGATAGAATTCAAGCTAGTTTAGTCGCCAGATTAGAACAAATCCAAGCCACAGAAAATAAACTGCAACGTTCTTCACAACGTTACCCCGAACTGCAACAAGCAGTGATGGCTGTAGCAATGCAGATTGAACAAATGGAGAAAGATAAAGTTTATTTGCAACGCATCCAAGAAAAAGGCCAGGAAAGAAGACACTTTATTGAACGACTACAAGCACAGCAACGGGAATATGAAAGGTTATTGGGTGAATTAGACCAAAAACTGCAAATGTTGCGTAATCCCGATGCGATTTGTCCTTTGTGCGAACGTCCTTTAGATGAACATCACTGGAATCGAGTTGCAGATAAAACCAAAGCTGAATACAAAGACACTGAGGAACAATTGTGGGTATTTCGGGAACAGATGGCTTGTACAGATCGAGAAATTCAAGTACTCAGGCAGAAATATCGAGAAGTATCCCAAAATCTTTCTCCTTATGATTCTTTGCGAGAACAGCGCGGACAATTAGCCGCCCAACTAGAATCAACAAGCGATGCTGAAGAACAGTTACAACAACTCACACAAGAAAGACAACATTTAGAGCGATCGCTCCAAGTTGGTGATTACGCCCACGATAAACAACAAGAACTGCGGCAAGTAGAAGAATATCTGCGACAATTAAATTACAATGAGCAAGACCATGCCTTAGCGCGGAGTGAAGTTGAAAGATGGCGCTGGGCAGAAATCAAGCAAGGGCAAATTAAAGATGCGCTCAAACGTCAAACCCAACTAGCCGCCCGCAAACCAGAATTACAGGCAACTATCACCCAATTACAAACTAGAATTCAGCAAGAACAAACTGATTCTGACTCCGCCAAACAAATTGCCGCCCTTGAACGTCAAATTGCGGAAATTGCTTATAGTTCCGAGCAACATAATAATTTACGTCAAGCCGTCCGCCAAGGCCAAGCTTGGCAATTACGCTATCAACAATTGTTATCAGCCCAGCAGCAATATCCCCAACTACAAGGGAGATTACAAGAACTAGAAGCGGCGAAAACTACTCGCTTAAACGAGCGACAAAAACTCGCCACCCAAATTGATGAAATTGTCCAACAACTAGCCCAGTCAGCCAACCCAATTGAGCAAATTCAAGCTTTAGAACAGCAGTTAGTTATCCGCAGGCGACAACTTGATGAACAAATCGCCAAATTAGGGCGTTTAGAACAACTCGCCCATCAATTAGAAACCTTACAAGCGCAGTACGAAGAACAACAACAGCAGTTGCAAGCTTGCAAAAAACAGTACCGTGTTTACCATGAATTAGCATTGGCGTTTGGTAAAAATGGTATCCAAGCATTGATGATTGAAAATGTACTGCCGCAATTAGAAGCCGAGACAAATCAACTTCTATCACGATTGAGTGCCAATCAACTGCACGTACAATTTGTTACTCAAAGAGCAGGTAAAAGTAGTAAATCAAGCAAAAAGAATGCCAAGCTGATCGATACCTTAGACATTTTAATTGCCGATGCTAAGGGAACACGGGCTTATGAAACATATTCCGGTGGGGAAGCATTTAGAATTAACTTTGCCATCCGTTTGGCAATGGCGAAATTATTAGCTCAACGGGCGGGTGCGGCGTTGCAATTGTTAATTATAGATGAAGGCTTTGGGACACAAGATGCCGAAGGATGCGATCGCCTGATTGCGGCCATAAATGCGATCGCTGCTGATTTTGCCTGTATTCTCACAGTAACTCACATGCCCCACCTCAAAGAAGCCTTTCAAGCCAGAATTGAGGTGAATAAAACTCAACAAGGTTCACAGGTGCAGTTGTTGGGTTAGAAAAATAACGTGTTATGAAACTACCTAACCCAGAACGCGCTATCGTTGAAACAGAAAAAATCGCAGCTTATTGTCTCAACTTAGAACATCCAGAAGGAAAGCACAAAGCTCGTGTCTTCAAATCTGCCCTAGACTTAGATTTAAACGATGCAGAAGAACTACAAACCATCCTTTTACAAGCAGTAGTTGACTATGATGCCATTCCTGGTGAAAGCAATCTATACGGTCAAAAATATATTATTGATTTTCCCCTGAGTCGTTCGGTAAACAAGCAATCATTCAGAGCGTTTGGATAGTGCGAAATGACGAAAACTTTCCTCGCCTAGTTACCTGTTATGTACTCTAAGCAGTGAGGTAATGCCAATGAAATTATTTGATGTTGTTGCTCTAACAGAAGACTTACTGGAATTAAAATTGTATCGCGGTCAAGTAGGAACGATTGTAGATCAATATGAACCTGGAGTTTTTGAAGTAGAATTTAGCAACTTAACAGGACAGGCTTATGCAATAGAAACCTTAAATGCTAATCAGCTAATGATTTTATATCATCAACCTATTGGTGAAAGGACATTAGTATAAATGTAGCAACCTGCTAGGCTAATTACTCAAGCCTTTACTACCCAACACTTTAGGAAAAACCTATCAAAAGTAATATTTCTCAATAAATTGATACAGGTAATTTTCTTTTTTGCAATAAATAATCCGGTTTAAAAAAAGCTTAAAACTAGCGAGTCATCTTGGTTATATCTGCTACTCTCTCAAGCAGGAGACAGTCAGGAATTATTCATCATTATTAAAATTTTCATACCAGCGATCGCAATAACAAAGCACAATTTTTTCCTAGATTGGCGCGGGGAATGATTTGTCATGAGTAGGATGGCCGTTATTGCTTAGACAACTAAACTAACTTAGTGAACAAAGGCAAAATCCTGTTGTATACGGAAATTTGATATGACTTTAGCAATCTCTCCACCAATCAAGCCTTTAACAGACGAAGAATTGCAGAAAATTAACGCCTACTGGCGGGCGGCGAACTATTTGTCAGTAGGGCAAATATATTTACTCGACAATCCACTGCTGAGAGAACCCCTGAAAATAGAACACGTTAAACCCCGACTGTTGGGACATTGGGGAACTACGCCAGGGCTGAATTTTATCTATGTTCACCTCAACCGCATCATCAAAAAATATGATACGGATATGATTTATATTGCCGGGCCTGGTCATGGTGGCCCTGGTTTAGTTGCTAACACTTATCTAGAAGGAACTTACAGCGAATACTACCCCAACATTTCCCCAGATGCTGAGGGAATGCAGCAGCTATTCAAACAGTTCTCCTTCCCCGGTGGGATTCCTAGTCACGTCGCCCCGGAAACTCCTGGTTCAATTCATGAAGGCGGTGAGTTGGGTTATGCCTTAGTTCACGCTTACGGTGCAGCTTTTGACAATCCCGACTTGATTGTGGCGGCTGTTGTCGGTGATGGTGAAGCGGAAACTGGGGCTTTAGCCGCAAGCTGGCATTCTAATAAGTTTCTCAACCCGGTAAATGATGGGGCAGTTTTGCCGATTTTGCACCTCAACGGGTATAAAATTGCTAACCCTACATTGTTATCACGGTTAAGCCATGAAGAAGTAGAAAGCTTATTTGTTGGCTATGGTTATAAACCTTACTTTGTCGAAGGTTCAGAACCTGCGGAAATTCACCAGCAGATGGCAGCTACATTAGATACAGTTATTACGGAAATTCAAAATATCCAAAGAGAAGCCCGTGTACATGGTTTTCAAGAACGTCCACGCTGGCCGATGATTGTCTTGCGAACCCCCAAAGGCTGGACAGGTCCAAAAGAAGTAGATGGAAAGAAAACCGAAAATTTTTGGCGATCGCATCAAGTTCCTTTTGGAGCGATCGCTCAACAACCAGAACATTTAAAATTACTCGAAGACTGGATGAAGAGTTACAAACCCGAAGAACTCTTCGACGCTAACGGCAAACTCATTCCCGAACTCGCCGAATTATCCCCTACAGGAATGCGGCGGATGGGCGACAATCCCCACGCCAACGGCGGTATCTTGTTGCGTGACCTGAAGATGCCTAAATTCTCAGACTATGCCGTAAATGTCACCCAACCCGGCAAAGTTGAAGCGGAAGCCACCAGAGTCATGGGGCAATTTCTGCGAGATGTGATGAAACTCAACATGGAAAGCCGAAACTTCCGTGTCTTTGGCCCTGATGAAACAGCATCCAATCGCTTAGATGCTTTGTTTGAAGTCACAGATAGAACTTGGGTTTCGCAAATTCTGCCCGAAGACGAACACCTATCGCCCAACGGTCGGGTAATGGAAATTCTTAGCGAAACCAATTGTCAAGGTTGGTTAGAAGGCTATCTTCTCACAGGTCGTCATGGATTCTTCTCCTGCTACGAAGCATTTATCCACATCATTGACTCCATGTTCAACCAGCACGCCAAATGGTTGAAAACCACCCGTCATATTTCCTGGCGTAGACCGATCGCATCCCTAAATTATTTACTCACCTCTCACGTTTGGCGGCAAGACCATAACGGCTTCTCGCACCAAGACCCGGGTTTTATCGACCATGTGATTAATAAAAAATCAGAAGTAATTCGCGTCTATCTTCCCCCCGATGCCAACACCTTACTTTCCGTCACCGACCACTGCTTAAGAAGCCGTAACTACGTCAACGTCATCATTGCTGGCAAACAACCAGCGCTGCAATATCTTGATATAGACGCAGCAGTTAAACACTGCACCAAAGGCATTGGTATTTGGGAATGGGCGAGTAACGACCAAGGAAGTGAACCAGATGTCGTCATGGCCTGTGCAGGCGATGTTCCCACCTTAGAAACCTTGGCTGCGGTGGATATGCTGCGTCAGTACTTCCCCGACTTAAAGGTCAGGGTTGTGAACGTCGTTGATTTGATGACATTACAGCCAAAAAGTGAGCATCCTCACGGTTTGACTCCCAAAGACTTCGATACAATTTTCACAACCGATAAACCAGTTATCTTTGCTTTTCATGGCTATCCTTGGTTAATCCATCGGTTAACCTATCGCCACACCAATCACCAAAACCTCCATGTGCGTGGTTACAAAGAAGAAGGAACTACCACAACTCCTTTTGATATGGTGGTTCTCAACGACCTCGATCGCTATCATTTAGTTATGGACGTAATCGATCGCGTACCAAAACTAGGCTCAAAAGCAGCTTACGTCAAACAAAACCTACAAGATAAGCTGATCGAACACAAGCATTACATTTCCCAGCACGGCGAAGACCTCCCCGAAGTTCGCAACTGGAAGTGGCCTTATTAAATTCTGAAGTATGAAGGC encodes:
- a CDS encoding class I SAM-dependent methyltransferase — its product is MQVAKIIDSYDYGAVDYEQIMLRYWHIDRQPLIDSLQLQPGQTVLDAAVGTGLNLPSYPKGVSVVGVDLSEKMMDEARKKHISADITFKVADLLNLDFPDNTFDAAASGFTLCVVADPVRALSEILRVTKHGAYIAIIDYSKSQDPEVQKWQELIFDAALELGFPTGKIKWNALMDYDKLIYNSQLPIEVLQDERIESQNPFLCGCQLLLRNSKG
- the sbcC gene encoding exonuclease subunit SbcC, translated to MIPVQLILKNFLSYRDATLDFRGLHTACICGSNGAGKSSLLEAITWAIWGESRASTEDDVIHAGAKEVRVDFTFHTNQQKYRVIRTRIRGATSVLEFQIETPSGFRPLTGKGVRATQDLILEHIKLDYDTFINSAYLRQGRADEFMLKRPTERKEILSELLKLTQYDDLEERAKESSRQFKARAEELERSLESIKTQLQQRELTETQRAELEAELNQLQQVQAFENIQLQSLQVVQHQRQNWEQQLSFVRQQYQNLTQDCDRLHQEQSSVKTQLADLTAILNQEAEIKNGYAHYQNLQSQEEAFAAKFEQHTRATSLRQQKQQQLTGQIHEIERQLQQVQAQLEALAQQEQEIQQTLSKSGEVEVALGQLSAARRRVAQLDELQMQVSPLLQQRQSLQSHLDRIQASLVARLEQIQATENKLQRSSQRYPELQQAVMAVAMQIEQMEKDKVYLQRIQEKGQERRHFIERLQAQQREYERLLGELDQKLQMLRNPDAICPLCERPLDEHHWNRVADKTKAEYKDTEEQLWVFREQMACTDREIQVLRQKYREVSQNLSPYDSLREQRGQLAAQLESTSDAEEQLQQLTQERQHLERSLQVGDYAHDKQQELRQVEEYLRQLNYNEQDHALARSEVERWRWAEIKQGQIKDALKRQTQLAARKPELQATITQLQTRIQQEQTDSDSAKQIAALERQIAEIAYSSEQHNNLRQAVRQGQAWQLRYQQLLSAQQQYPQLQGRLQELEAAKTTRLNERQKLATQIDEIVQQLAQSANPIEQIQALEQQLVIRRRQLDEQIAKLGRLEQLAHQLETLQAQYEEQQQQLQACKKQYRVYHELALAFGKNGIQALMIENVLPQLEAETNQLLSRLSANQLHVQFVTQRAGKSSKSSKKNAKLIDTLDILIADAKGTRAYETYSGGEAFRINFAIRLAMAKLLAQRAGAALQLLIIDEGFGTQDAEGCDRLIAAINAIAADFACILTVTHMPHLKEAFQARIEVNKTQQGSQVQLLG
- a CDS encoding DUF4926 domain-containing protein — encoded protein: MKLFDVVALTEDLLELKLYRGQVGTIVDQYEPGVFEVEFSNLTGQAYAIETLNANQLMILYHQPIGERTLV
- a CDS encoding phosphoketolase, whose translation is MTLAISPPIKPLTDEELQKINAYWRAANYLSVGQIYLLDNPLLREPLKIEHVKPRLLGHWGTTPGLNFIYVHLNRIIKKYDTDMIYIAGPGHGGPGLVANTYLEGTYSEYYPNISPDAEGMQQLFKQFSFPGGIPSHVAPETPGSIHEGGELGYALVHAYGAAFDNPDLIVAAVVGDGEAETGALAASWHSNKFLNPVNDGAVLPILHLNGYKIANPTLLSRLSHEEVESLFVGYGYKPYFVEGSEPAEIHQQMAATLDTVITEIQNIQREARVHGFQERPRWPMIVLRTPKGWTGPKEVDGKKTENFWRSHQVPFGAIAQQPEHLKLLEDWMKSYKPEELFDANGKLIPELAELSPTGMRRMGDNPHANGGILLRDLKMPKFSDYAVNVTQPGKVEAEATRVMGQFLRDVMKLNMESRNFRVFGPDETASNRLDALFEVTDRTWVSQILPEDEHLSPNGRVMEILSETNCQGWLEGYLLTGRHGFFSCYEAFIHIIDSMFNQHAKWLKTTRHISWRRPIASLNYLLTSHVWRQDHNGFSHQDPGFIDHVINKKSEVIRVYLPPDANTLLSVTDHCLRSRNYVNVIIAGKQPALQYLDIDAAVKHCTKGIGIWEWASNDQGSEPDVVMACAGDVPTLETLAAVDMLRQYFPDLKVRVVNVVDLMTLQPKSEHPHGLTPKDFDTIFTTDKPVIFAFHGYPWLIHRLTYRHTNHQNLHVRGYKEEGTTTTPFDMVVLNDLDRYHLVMDVIDRVPKLGSKAAYVKQNLQDKLIEHKHYISQHGEDLPEVRNWKWPY